A stretch of the Macaca thibetana thibetana isolate TM-01 chromosome X, ASM2454274v1, whole genome shotgun sequence genome encodes the following:
- the LOC126945957 gene encoding melanoma-associated antigen C2, which translates to MPPIPGVPFHNVDDDSPASVESEDWVDAQDPTDEEEEEASSISSSTFYLVFSPSSFSSSSSLILGGPEEEVPSDVIPSLPESTPSSPPQSLPQGPSQSPLSSCCSSFSWSSFSEESSSQKEEDTSTCQGLPDSESSFTHTLDEKVAELVAFLLLRYKAEEPVTEAEMLMIVIKYKDYFPVILKRAREFMELLFGLALIEVGPDHFSVFANTVDLTDEGSDDEGMPENSLLIIILSVIFIKGSFASEEVIWEVLNAIGVYAGREHFIYGEPRELLTKVWVQGQYLECREVPNSSPPYYEFLWGPRAHSESIKSKVLEFLAKLNNTVPSSFPSWYKDALKDVEERAQAMTDTTDDATVMATESLSVMSSNLPFSE; encoded by the coding sequence ATGCCTCCCATTCCGGGCGTTCCATTCCACAACGTTGACGACGACTCTCCGGCCTCAGTTGAGTCAGAGGACTGGGTAGATGCACAGGATCCcacagatgaggaagaggaggaagcctCCTCCATTTCCTCTTCCACTTTCTACTTAGTATtttccccctcttccttctcctcatccTCTTCTCTGATTCTTGGTGGTCCTGAGGAGGAGGTGCCGTCTGATGTGATACCAAGTCTTCCCGAGAGCACTCCCAGTAGTCCTCCACAGAGTCTTCCACAGGGTCCTTCCCAGAGTCCTCTGAGCTCCTGTTGCTCCTCTTTTTCATGGAGCTCATTCAGTGAAGAGTCCAGCAGCCAAAAAGAGGAGGATACAAGTACCTGTCAGGGCCTGCCAGACAGTGAGTCCTCTTTCACACATACACTAGATGAAAAGGTGGCCGAGTTAGTGGCGTTCCTGCTCCTCAGGTACAAAGCAGAGGAGCCTGTAACAGAGGCAGAGATGCTGATGATTGTCATCAAGTACAAAGACTACTTTCCTGTGATACTCAAGAGAGCCCGTGAGTTCATGGAGCTCCTTTTTGGCCTTGCCCTGATAGAAGTGGGCCCTGACCACTTTTCTGTGTTTGCAAACACAGTAGACCTCACTGATGAGGGTAGTGATGACGAGGGCATGCCGGAGAACAGCCTCCTGATTATTATTCTGAGTGTGATCTTCATAAAGGGCAGCTTTGCCTCTGAGGAGGTCATCTGGGAAGTGCTGAATGCAATAGGGGTGTATGCTGGGAGGGAGCACTTCATCTATGGGGAGCCCAGGGAGCTCCTCACTAAAGTTTGGGTGCAGGGGCAATACCTGGAGTGTCGGGAGGTGCCAAACAGTTCTCCTCCATATTATGAATTCCTGTGGGGTCCGAGAGCCCATTCAGAAAGCATCAAGAGTAAAGTACTAGAGTTTTTAGCCAAGCTGAACAACACTGTCCCTAGTTCCTTTCCATCCTGGTACAAGGATGCTTTGAAAGATGTGGAAGAGAGAGCCCAGGCCATGACTGATACCACAGATGATGCCACTGTCATGGCCACTGAAAGCCTCAGTGTCATGTCCAGCAACCTCCCCTTTTCTGAGTGA